Genomic DNA from Carnobacteriaceae bacterium zg-C25:
TGTACTATTTGCTCAAACGATTTCATTGTTAGCGTCTATAAAAGTGGGCAATACACCAGATACACCGTCACCAAGTGGCACAGTTAACCGTGTGGTTAAAGGGGTTATTTTGCATCCGTACGAACAATAAGGGTTCGTTTATACCACCTCGGGAAGTTGTATAAAGAAATTTCAAAATAAAGGAGAATGATATGTTAGAGTTGACACAAGGAAAAAAAGCTGCAATGGATCGATTATCGACTGAAAACGGCATTATTAGCGCGTTAGCCATTGACCAGCGTGGAGCATTGAAAAAAATGATTACGGCGTTAGGCGTAGAACCAACTCAAGAACAAATTGAAGAATTTAAAGTGTTGGTATCTCGTGAATTAACACCGTATGCATCAAGTATTTTATTGGACCCAGAATATGGGTTGCCAGGTGCAAATGCGCGTGCTGAAAACGCCGGTTTACTATTGGCGTATGAAAAAACAGGGTATGACGCAACAGTTCCAGGACGTTTACCAGATTTATTAAGCATTTGGTCTGCAAAACGCATTAAAGCAGCCGGTGCAGATGCTGTGAAATTCTTGTTGTACTATGACATTGACGAAGATGCTTCAATTAACGAACAAAAACATGCGTTTATTGAACGTTTAGGTAGTGAGTGTGTTGCAGAAGATATTCCGTTCTATTTAGAATTAGTATCTTACGACGCAACAAATGCAGACAGCAATTCTGTAGAATTTGCGAAAGTTAAAGCACATAAAGTTAATGAAATGATGAAAGAATTCTCTAAACCGCAATACCATGTTGATGTATTGAAAGTAGAAGTACCAGTAAATATGAAATACGTGGAAGGTTTTGGAACAGATGAAGTCGTTTATACAAAAGCAGAAGCAATGCGTCTATTTAAAGAACAAAGTGAAGCAACACATCTACCGTTTATTTTCTTAAGTGCAGGTGTATCTGCTGAAATGTTCCAAGATACATTACGTTTTGCTAAAGAAGCGGGTTCAACATTCAACGGTGTGTTATGTGGCCGTGCAACATGGCAACATGGTGTAAAACCTTTTGTAACGGGCACTCTAGAAGAAACATTGGAGTGGTTGCGTACTGAAGGAAAAGCAAACATTGAAAGCTTGAATGCTGTCGTAAATGAAACAGCAAGTTCATGGCATACAAAAGCTACTGTAAAATAGAAATATAAACGCCACGCCCTAGGGCGTGGCGGATAGATAGATTAACCGTTCGCGTTAGAAACGATTTCTATTTTATAGTAATTCCAATGCTTATAAGACTCGATATATTCTAAGACGGAGTTATCAGAACGAGAAATAGTCTTTTTAATTTGTAAGATGGCCGGTTCGGTATCTTTTAACTGTAAATGATTTTTAACCTGTTCAGGAACTGGAAAAACAATTTCGTTCGTTTCAATTGAATACTCATCGTTCATATGAATATCAAAGTCTAATCGAAAACGGCGATAGATGGATGCAAAAGCGTCTAAATCGGAAATATCGTGTTTGACATATTTAGGTGCCAAGTACGTATTTTGATATAAGAAAGGTTCATTGTCTTGGCGACGTAGGCGCTCAACGTGATAATACGACGCGTCTTCGTGAAGTTCTAATTTTTTGACGTAGTTTGGTTGCTGTTCTTTTGTAATGGCAAGTACCTCAACGGTCTCTTTATTCAATGTGAATTTCTCAATATCAGAAAATTGAACAAGTTTGTTTTTTCTTGCACGGGATACAAAAGAACCTTTACCTTGATG
This window encodes:
- the lacD gene encoding tagatose-bisphosphate aldolase — translated: MLELTQGKKAAMDRLSTENGIISALAIDQRGALKKMITALGVEPTQEQIEEFKVLVSRELTPYASSILLDPEYGLPGANARAENAGLLLAYEKTGYDATVPGRLPDLLSIWSAKRIKAAGADAVKFLLYYDIDEDASINEQKHAFIERLGSECVAEDIPFYLELVSYDATNADSNSVEFAKVKAHKVNEMMKEFSKPQYHVDVLKVEVPVNMKYVEGFGTDEVVYTKAEAMRLFKEQSEATHLPFIFLSAGVSAEMFQDTLRFAKEAGSTFNGVLCGRATWQHGVKPFVTGTLEETLEWLRTEGKANIESLNAVVNETASSWHTKATVK
- a CDS encoding GntR family transcriptional regulator; protein product: MKIPKYLQIKFDLQKQIQSGQFESGDRFYTEAEIIKKYSVSSITAIRALNELTQDGYIVRHQGKGSFVSRARKNKLVQFSDIEKFTLNKETVEVLAITKEQQPNYVKKLELHEDASYYHVERLRRQDNEPFLYQNTYLAPKYVKHDISDLDAFASIYRRFRLDFDIHMNDEYSIETNEIVFPVPEQVKNHLQLKDTEPAILQIKKTISRSDNSVLEYIESYKHWNYYKIEIVSNANG